The genomic DNA AGACTGAGGATCTCGTAGACGCAGGAACCGGTCGATGCGATCCTCTCCCGCCCGGCCAGCAGCGCGGCCCACGCCTCGTCCCGGCGTCCGAGTTCCGCCATCAGTTCCGCGGCCTCGATCGCCACCAGCAAGACCGGCCGTGCTCCGTCTCCGACCGCCGCGTACGCCTGCTCGGCCTGGGATATGCGTCCCTCGGCGCGGAGGGCGGCGACCGTCCATGACACGCCCGTTGCTCTTCGCCATGGGCCGAAGGAGCCGTCCTGCAGTTCCCGCAGCCTCCCAGCCCTGTATGCGAGGGGCATCACCACAGCCTCAAGAGGTCCCGGGACACGGTCGAGAAGGTCGGGGGCGAGCTGGGGTGTGCCGTTGTCCGCCAGAGCCAGTAGAGCCGCGGCGATGTCGCGATGGCGCCCGGGAGACATGACGCGCAGGATCTCGCGCGCCCCGTCGATCCTCCCCACGTGCCAGAAGCACCACACCAGCAGGGCCAAGTCCTCTGCGCCGCCCGGTTGTTCGGCGACCGCGCTCCACCACGCACGACCGTGGTGGTCGGCCAACTGGACGCCTCGCCAGCACTGTTCGAGCCCGAAGGCGACTCGGAGCACCGCCGTGGCCAGGGTCGGTGTGAGCGGTCGGGGCGCCGGGCGCAGGCGGTCGAGCCAGCTCTCGGCGGTCGCCAGGTCGAGTCGGCCCAGTACATCGGGCAAGGCACGTTCTGCGGCGTGCCGGGCGGTGTCGGTGTCGCCACTCATGAGCAGCTCGGCCACGGCGTCCTCGTGGCGCCCCCTGGCCTGGAGCAACGTGGCATACGCCCCACGCAACGTACGCAGGCTGTTGTCGTCCATGCGTCCGATCTCGCGCAGGAGGCAGAGGCGGAATCGCGGCAGGGCGACCATACGGTTGCCGTCGGGGGACCAGACGAGCGGCAGCCGTCGGCCGCGGAGGGCGGCCATCGTCCGGTCCGGCGATGCCAGTCCGAGGGCATTCGCCCGCTCGGCTGTCACGCCGTCATCGAGCAGGCTCGTGCGGACGAGCAGCGACGCCTCCGCGGGAGTGAGCTGGGCCAGCAGTTCGGCCGCGAGGCGCTCGTGCTGTACGGCGGAGGCGGCGGGGTCGACGGCCCACCAGTCGTACAAGATGCCGGTGACCCAACCGCCCATCGCATCGACCAGTTGGCACGGGTCGTCGTCTCGGCCGATGCCCCGCAGCGCCTCGGCGGCCTCCGCCGCGTCGAAGGCCAGGTCCCTGTCCTCGAGGAAGGCGACGTGATGGACATCGCCGAGACCTCCGAGGCCTTTGGGCAGATCCACCCGGGTGACCAGTACCAGCCGCGACCCTTCCGGCAGACGCCCGACCAGTGCGGCCAGCAGCCCCGCCGAACCGGCGTCCCCGCCGATCGTCTCCACGCGGTCGAGCACCAGCACCAGTTCCGTGCCGGCGAGCATCCTGGCGAGCAGGGCGCCGACCTCCGACGCCGGAAGCTCTCGCGCCAGTGCGTCGGTCAGCGCGGTCGCCGCGGCCGGCACATGGGGCTGTACGGCTGCCCCGAGAAGGCGCGCCAGCGTCGGCCAGTCGGTGCCGGAATCATCGGCACCGGGATCGACGTCACCGGTCATCCCGGTGAGCGATACCCAGGCGACGGGGCTGGGCAACTCCTGAGCGGCCTGGACTACGGCGGTCGTCTTGCCCGACCCCGCCGAAGCCGCCACGACGAGCACCGGGTACTGGTCCAGCGACTGATGGATTCTGCGGACCAGTCTCGGTCGGGGTATGACATGGCTGGGCAACCAGGGCACGACACCACCCGTTTCACCGGGATCACTGCTCCTCATGGATGACCGCCTCCCGACGGTGTGTGCGCCGGCCGTCGAGTTCAGTCCGCGGGCCGGGGTTCGAGGACGAAGGTGTGACGCAGCACGGTGTACGGCTCGTCTGTCAGCCCACGGCGGGGCCCGGCGTCAGCCTCGAACGTTTCAAATGACTCGACGAGCGAATCCTTGACCCCGAACACCGGATCCGCGTCCAGGTGCGGGTCGTCCGACGGGAACAGCATGGTGGTCACACGCTGGAATCCCGGAGCCTCGATCAGCAGGTGCACGTGGGCGGGACGCATGAGCGACCTGTTGGTAGCGCTCATGAGTTCGCCGACCGGGCCGTCACCGGGTATCGGGTAGCTGGACGGGCGAATGGAGCGGAAACTGAAGTTTCCCGTCTCGTCGGTCCAAAACAGCGCGCGCATGGCCGGGTCGACCCGGTCGGGTACGTCCACGTCGTAATGGCCCTCCGCGTCACTGTGCCAGACGTCCACCGCCGCGCCGGCCACCGGCGCTCCCTCACGGTTCACGACCCGTCCCTCGAAGAACAGCGAGGTGCCGGGCAGACCACCGGAGATGTCGGCGCCATCGAGGTGCTGCGGCCTGTCGCCCCTGAAGAAGGGGCCCAGGACGCTGTTCTGCGTGGCTTCGGCGGGGCGTTGATTGCTCAGGGCATCGACCAGAATGGTGACGCCCAGCACGTCGGACAGCAGGATGAATTCCTGGCGCGTCGGCGTGCACGTCTGCCCGGTGCGAGTCAGGAAGTCCACTCCCCGGGCCCACTCCTCCTCCGTCAGTTGCACCTCACGGACGAATGCATGGACGTGCCGCACCAACGATTCCGCGATCTCGGCGACGCGGGAGTCCTTGGTGTCCCGCATGGTCGAGATCACAGCCTCGGTGATGGTGTCGATGGTCAGATCACGCATGGTGCGCTCCTGTGGTGGTTGCGTGGTCGATGATGGAGTGGGAATGGGGATGTTCGTTGCCGCGTGAACATCTATTGCGTTTCCCCGGCCCAGGCGCGGGTCAGGAGGGCGCGGACAGCGGTCCGATCCACTGGTCGCGGATTCCAGTAGCCGTCCCTCACGATGAGTTCGGCTGCCTGATCGATCCCCGATTCCGGCATGCCGAGGTCCCGCAGTGCCCTGGGCGCGCCGAGCCGCCCTGCGAAGTCGAAGAGACCGCTCGCGGCGTCGGCCCCCGGCAGCGCCTGCGCGATGCGTGCCATCGCCTCGGGGGCCGCCGGCCCGTTGTAGGCGACCACGTGCGGCAGGACGACCGCGTGGGTTTCGGCGTGCGGAAGGCCGAACGTGCCGCCCAGCACGTGGCACACCTTGTGGTGCAGGGCCATGCCCACCGTGCCGAGACACGTGCCCGCCAGCCACGCACCGTACAACGCATCCGCCCGCGCCTCGCCGTCGTCCGGACGCCGCGCGATGACCGGAAGGGACCGGGTGAGGGAATCGAGCGCCTCACCGGCCATCAGGAAGGCGACCGGGTCCCGGTCCTGTGCGTAGAGGGCCTCCACGGCGTGCGCCATCGCGTTGATGCCGCTGACCACCGATATCGCCGCCGGAAACGTGAGCGTCAGGTCGACGTCGTACACCACCGTCTTGAGCAGCACTTCGGGCAGCCGCCTGGTCGTCTTCCTGCGGCCTTCGGTCTCTCCGAGAATCGGCGTCATCTCCGAGCCGGCGTAGGTGGTGGGCAGCGCCAGCTGCGGAAGACCGGTCCGCACGGCGATCGCCTTGCCGAGGCCGATGGTCGATCCACCGCCGATGGCGAGTACGCAGTCCGCTCCCACGGATCTGGCGTACGCGAGCGCCTTCTGCGTGACGTCGACAGGGGTGTGCGGGGCCGCTTCGGCGAACGTTCCCACGGCTGCCGCACCCAGCAGGTCGCGCATCTTTGCTGCCTGGTCCGCTTGACCAGGTGTGCACAGGAGGAGCACTCGACGGCTTCCGAGAGCCTCGGCCTCTTCGGGGATACGGCTGCGCGTACCGCTGCCGAAGACCACCTTGGTGATCTGTCCCCGGTGCACGAATGTCTTCATGAGAATTTCCTCGGTCCTGCAGCTCCTCTGTTCATGGAGGAAAGCGTCGGCACTCGAATGAGGTGCGTCAACAAAATCCGTGAGTGATAACGGGAATCGGCGTGGAAATACCTTGTCCGCGCGACGCGCACCGGCAGAGCGGCGTGAGGATCGCGTGCGATATCACTCATCTGCGGGATGCCGCCGGATGCCCAGGCGTTGGACCGTGGGGACAGGTATGCGTCAGGTGACAAGCGGATGAGGCGGGCATGTCGGCAGCGGAGCCGCTCCCGCAATTCCAGCAACGCCCACAAAAACATTGCGGAGTCAGGCCGAATTCTTGATATTGCGTCACGGAAACAGCGTCCGATGGGTCCGCATGGGTGAGAGGCAGAGTAAAGAGAGATGGACAAAGTGGTCGCCACGGCCTTGGAGGCGGTGTCGGATGTGTCGGAGGGTGCGTCGTTGGCGGTGGGCGGGTTCGGGTTGAGTGGTGTGCCGAACGTGTTGATCCAGGCGCTGTTCGAGCGGGGGGTGTCGGGGCTGTCGGTCGTCTCGAACAACTGCGGGGCGATGGAGTCGGGCCTGGCGGTGCTGCTTGCGGTGGGCCGGATCGGGCGGGTGACGGGCTCGTATGTCGGGGCGAACAAGGAGTTCGCGCGGCAGTATCTGGCCGGGGAGCTGGAGGTGGA from Streptomyces sp. NBC_01707 includes the following:
- a CDS encoding BTAD domain-containing putative transcriptional regulator; its protein translation is MRSSDPGETGGVVPWLPSHVIPRPRLVRRIHQSLDQYPVLVVAASAGSGKTTAVVQAAQELPSPVAWVSLTGMTGDVDPGADDSGTDWPTLARLLGAAVQPHVPAAATALTDALARELPASEVGALLARMLAGTELVLVLDRVETIGGDAGSAGLLAALVGRLPEGSRLVLVTRVDLPKGLGGLGDVHHVAFLEDRDLAFDAAEAAEALRGIGRDDDPCQLVDAMGGWVTGILYDWWAVDPAASAVQHERLAAELLAQLTPAEASLLVRTSLLDDGVTAERANALGLASPDRTMAALRGRRLPLVWSPDGNRMVALPRFRLCLLREIGRMDDNSLRTLRGAYATLLQARGRHEDAVAELLMSGDTDTARHAAERALPDVLGRLDLATAESWLDRLRPAPRPLTPTLATAVLRVAFGLEQCWRGVQLADHHGRAWWSAVAEQPGGAEDLALLVWCFWHVGRIDGAREILRVMSPGRHRDIAAALLALADNGTPQLAPDLLDRVPGPLEAVVMPLAYRAGRLRELQDGSFGPWRRATGVSWTVAALRAEGRISQAEQAYAAVGDGARPVLLVAIEAAELMAELGRRDEAWAALLAGRERIASTGSCVYEILSLLLEAKLALRLDRDVQRAARALAEAERRGCARYAFTSELAGVWRGLMLLLAGRDHDAVPHLTTAVSAMRTSGRCLELPTVAVYLSESLWRTGDEDGADAAADLALEVATAQGHRNLLLQALEDVPSVAARRADAEPTHSSRWHELLAALSTARPVTECAVPRLTLEDLGPVRLVVDGREVHPRLAKSVELLAYLLSRPAASARRQALLKALFPGRSDATGRSYLRQAVYRLREVLPDGLALLQDGDVYTLTPPSAVVSASGTLQRLLAEAARQDGERRWDTLQCALAIAERGCYFDSLSTYWLDTRRAELEAALLQARVDAATVALHLGHVREARRLARVVLDSDPYREQAWRLALCAAEAAGSDDELLDLYRGYLRVMKELGVLPSAELRRLVDRLRR
- a CDS encoding maleylacetate reductase codes for the protein MKTFVHRGQITKVVFGSGTRSRIPEEAEALGSRRVLLLCTPGQADQAAKMRDLLGAAAVGTFAEAAPHTPVDVTQKALAYARSVGADCVLAIGGGSTIGLGKAIAVRTGLPQLALPTTYAGSEMTPILGETEGRRKTTRRLPEVLLKTVVYDVDLTLTFPAAISVVSGINAMAHAVEALYAQDRDPVAFLMAGEALDSLTRSLPVIARRPDDGEARADALYGAWLAGTCLGTVGMALHHKVCHVLGGTFGLPHAETHAVVLPHVVAYNGPAAPEAMARIAQALPGADAASGLFDFAGRLGAPRALRDLGMPESGIDQAAELIVRDGYWNPRPVDRTAVRALLTRAWAGETQ
- a CDS encoding dioxygenase, which codes for MRDLTIDTITEAVISTMRDTKDSRVAEIAESLVRHVHAFVREVQLTEEEWARGVDFLTRTGQTCTPTRQEFILLSDVLGVTILVDALSNQRPAEATQNSVLGPFFRGDRPQHLDGADISGGLPGTSLFFEGRVVNREGAPVAGAAVDVWHSDAEGHYDVDVPDRVDPAMRALFWTDETGNFSFRSIRPSSYPIPGDGPVGELMSATNRSLMRPAHVHLLIEAPGFQRVTTMLFPSDDPHLDADPVFGVKDSLVESFETFEADAGPRRGLTDEPYTVLRHTFVLEPRPAD